A single Hippocampus zosterae strain Florida chromosome 1, ASM2543408v3, whole genome shotgun sequence DNA region contains:
- the btr33 gene encoding E3 ubiquitin-protein ligase TRIM39 isoform X1, with product MASPSTLLSEALLQCGICQDVFSEPVSIPCGHSFCHSCISSRWDRGAASSCPKCDTLFTTRPELCENSFAREMSERVRARRKQMDSEVQEMIQDRRQKVEEIKHCVELSKEKAKLELDRSAQIFSALSAALERSLSELLESIQRRQAETEQAAQRLTSQLELEVKELKRRGREMEQLLNTDDRLLLLQRSSGLSSASCCDNVIHSDPCVGIVRRALDHVDQQLCSFLKTLSIQEHDVMLQYAADVYLDPRTANPWLDLSEDGRRVQDGDVERNLPDLPERFDTVPCVLATKGFTTGRHYWEVEVGDKTAWDLGVAEASVNRKGLVTLCPQNGYWAVCLRRAAEYRACAAQAQLLYLPQRPKVIGLFLDVADGTVSFYDAEAKSHIYSFTHVHFTEAVFPLFNPDVSDDGRNGSPLIIRPADGSMSFDTVTI from the exons ATGGCCTCCCCCAGCACTCTCTTGTCAGAGGCGCTGCTCCAGTGCGGCATCTGTCAGGATGTGTTCTCCGAGCCTGTGTCCATTCCCTGCGGTCACAGCTTCTGCCACAGCTGCATCTCATCCCGCTGGGATCGCGGCGCCGCCTCCAGCTGCCCCAAATGCGACACGCTCTTCACCACCCGGCCGGAGCTCTGCGAGAACTCTTTTGCCAGGGAAATGTCCGAGCGCGTCCGAGCCAGAAGGAAGCAGATGGACTCGGAGGTTCAGGAGATGATCCAGGACAGACGGCAGAAAGTGGAGGAGATTAAACATTGCGTGGAACTCAGCAAA GAAAAGGCCAAGTTGGAACTAGACCGCAGCGCACAGATATTCTCTGCTCTGTCGGCGGCCCTGGAGAGAAGTCTGTCCGAGCTGCTGGAAAGCATCCAGAGGCGGCAGGCCGAGACGGAACAAGCGGCCCAGAGGCTCACGTCACAGCTGGAGCTGGAGGTCaaggagctgaagaggagagggagggagatggAGCAGCTCCTGAACACCGACGACCGCCTCCTTCTTCTGCAG AGGTCTTCGGGCTTGTCTTCAGCATCCTGTTGTGACAACGTCATCCACTCAGACCCGTGTGTGGGGATTGTGAGGAGAGCTTTGGACCATGTTGATCAACAACTCTgctcttttttaaaaacgctTTCCATTCAAG AGCATGACGTGATGTTGCAGTACGCAG CTGATGTTTATCTGGACCCCAGGACGGCCAACCCATGGCTCGATCTGTCTGAGGACGGGAGACGGGTACAGGATGGAGACGTCGAGCGGAACCTGCCGGACTTGCCCGAGCGCTTTGACACCGTTCCCTGCGTGCTGGCCACCAAG GGTTTCACCACCGGGAGGCACTATTGGGAGGTGGAGGTTGGGGACAAGACGGCGTGGGACCTGGGAGTGGCTGAGGCGTCGGTCAACAGGAAAGGCTTGGTGACGCTATGCCCGCAAAACGGATACTGGGCCGTGTGTCTGAGACGCGCCGCTGAGTACCGGGCATGTGCGGCACAAGCGCAGCTTTTATATCTCCCCCAGAGGCCAAAGGTCATCGGGCTGTTTTTGGatgtggcggacgggacggtgtCCTTCTATGACGCCGAGGCCAAGTCGCACATCTACTCCTTTACGCACGTTCACTTCACTGAAGCCGTGTTTCCGCTTTTCAACCCGGACGTGAGTGACGACGGAAGAAACGGCTCGCCGCTCATCATCCGGCCCGCGGATGGAAGCATGAGTTTTGACACCGTCACCATATAA
- the btr33 gene encoding E3 ubiquitin-protein ligase TRIM39 isoform X2, translating into MSERVRARRKQMDSEVQEMIQDRRQKVEEIKHCVELSKEKAKLELDRSAQIFSALSAALERSLSELLESIQRRQAETEQAAQRLTSQLELEVKELKRRGREMEQLLNTDDRLLLLQRSSGLSSASCCDNVIHSDPCVGIVRRALDHVDQQLCSFLKTLSIQEHDVMLQYAADVYLDPRTANPWLDLSEDGRRVQDGDVERNLPDLPERFDTVPCVLATKGFTTGRHYWEVEVGDKTAWDLGVAEASVNRKGLVTLCPQNGYWAVCLRRAAEYRACAAQAQLLYLPQRPKVIGLFLDVADGTVSFYDAEAKSHIYSFTHVHFTEAVFPLFNPDVSDDGRNGSPLIIRPADGSMSFDTVTI; encoded by the exons ATGTCCGAGCGCGTCCGAGCCAGAAGGAAGCAGATGGACTCGGAGGTTCAGGAGATGATCCAGGACAGACGGCAGAAAGTGGAGGAGATTAAACATTGCGTGGAACTCAGCAAA GAAAAGGCCAAGTTGGAACTAGACCGCAGCGCACAGATATTCTCTGCTCTGTCGGCGGCCCTGGAGAGAAGTCTGTCCGAGCTGCTGGAAAGCATCCAGAGGCGGCAGGCCGAGACGGAACAAGCGGCCCAGAGGCTCACGTCACAGCTGGAGCTGGAGGTCaaggagctgaagaggagagggagggagatggAGCAGCTCCTGAACACCGACGACCGCCTCCTTCTTCTGCAG AGGTCTTCGGGCTTGTCTTCAGCATCCTGTTGTGACAACGTCATCCACTCAGACCCGTGTGTGGGGATTGTGAGGAGAGCTTTGGACCATGTTGATCAACAACTCTgctcttttttaaaaacgctTTCCATTCAAG AGCATGACGTGATGTTGCAGTACGCAG CTGATGTTTATCTGGACCCCAGGACGGCCAACCCATGGCTCGATCTGTCTGAGGACGGGAGACGGGTACAGGATGGAGACGTCGAGCGGAACCTGCCGGACTTGCCCGAGCGCTTTGACACCGTTCCCTGCGTGCTGGCCACCAAG GGTTTCACCACCGGGAGGCACTATTGGGAGGTGGAGGTTGGGGACAAGACGGCGTGGGACCTGGGAGTGGCTGAGGCGTCGGTCAACAGGAAAGGCTTGGTGACGCTATGCCCGCAAAACGGATACTGGGCCGTGTGTCTGAGACGCGCCGCTGAGTACCGGGCATGTGCGGCACAAGCGCAGCTTTTATATCTCCCCCAGAGGCCAAAGGTCATCGGGCTGTTTTTGGatgtggcggacgggacggtgtCCTTCTATGACGCCGAGGCCAAGTCGCACATCTACTCCTTTACGCACGTTCACTTCACTGAAGCCGTGTTTCCGCTTTTCAACCCGGACGTGAGTGACGACGGAAGAAACGGCTCGCCGCTCATCATCCGGCCCGCGGATGGAAGCATGAGTTTTGACACCGTCACCATATAA
- the si:dkey-183c6.8 gene encoding protein O-GlcNAcase, producing MEEKQHFICGVVEGFYGRPWSMDQRRILFQWMQDWGLNTYLYGPKDDLKHRLLWREVYSPEEEGQLRTLIKEAQSRGLRFVYALSPGQDIVFSSPCDLTLLKRKLRQVSDLGCQAFAILFDDIDHSLCQADSEAFSSFAHAQVTVTNEMYRFLGEPPVFLFCPTEYCGSLCSPSVQKSPYLQTVGEDLLPNITVIWTGNKVISRKLSVDRLAEVESVLQRPPLIWDNLHANDYDSRRLFLGPFKGREPWLRGHLRGLLLNPNCEFEANYIPLHTLASWYRAGSQETKDEETDYCPDRALSAALHDWMEELNQPLQAGRQSARADHRCSRSKTPDRSDCTSTFRGTSMVEKLPVFPLNSSSPPPSPTKGKGESEVREGEKRQPGQVPASRPAVPAGGGHGPKAQGRGLSGGKGLLSEAQVRLLVGLHYLPHEHGPSAQKLIQDLTWLKSNCHLVSANSKKSTPHKVDEWRDRASGFLSLCEDIAQLHCSVVGGANRAVLYDLYPYVWDLRNMALVAKAFVCWLDGRVLNDSATLASWRNCFHLCGKTTGTELLGEESEPWVLKGGVSGEVQMLLPIGGSGELFTHPPPLFPTSRLYNIRPYRSKDKVELYRMVRQLHLRSQCGQDSGASHPDVVGDRCLGSCLALCPEYSFILEDELGVCGCILGILDVRSFAKRCQASWLPAMRDKYLPKGDLIKLMEEDQGEYPDSLLYHFPSQLRLDTLPELVDVSVTRTLLVTLLVALKANGSQGVFCEVQPTDRQRLEFLTKLGFLEILRGEARSREGVVMARLL from the exons ATGGAGGAAAAGCAACACTTTATTTGTGGCGTGGTGGAAG GTTTCTATGGGAGGCCGTGGTCTATGGACCAGAGGAGAATTCTCTTCCAGTG GATGCAGGACTGGGGTTTAAACACTTACCTCTACGGCCCAAAAGATGACCTGAAGCACAGGCTGTTGTGGAGAGAAGTCTATTCACCCGAGGAGGAAG GGCAATTGCGCACTCTCATCAAGGAGGCCCAATCCAGAGGCCTGCGGTTCGTTTACGCCCTCTCCCCCGGGCAGGACAtcgtcttctcctccccctgTGACCTGACTCTCCTGAAACGCAAGCTGAGACAA GTGTCCGACCTCGGCTGCCAGGCGTTTGCCATCCTCTTTGACGACATCGATCACTCCTTGTGTCAGGCCGACAGCGAGGCCTTCTCTTCATTCGCGCACGCTCAGGTCACCGTAACCAATGAGATGTATCGCTTCTTGGGGGAGCCGCCCGTCTTCCTGTTCTGCCCCACGG AGTACTGCGGTTCTCTGTGTTCCCCCAGCGTGCAGAAGTCTCCTTACCTGCAGACTGTTGGCGAAGACTTGCTTCCcaacatcacagttatatggaCAG GGAACAAGGTCATCTCAAGGAAACTATCCGTGGACCGCCTGGCCGAGGTGGAGTCGGTACTGCAGCGCCCGCCGCTCATCTGGGACAATCTGCACGCCAACGACTACGACTCCCGCAGGCTCTTCCTGGGTCCTTTCAAGGGCCGCGAGCCCTGGCTGAGGGGCCACCTCAGGGGCCTCCTCCTCAATCCCAACTGCGAGTTTGAGGCCAACTACATCCCGCTGCACACGCTGGCAAGCTGGTACAGAGCTGGAAGCCAGGAGACAAAAG ACGAGGAGACAGATTATTGTCCTGACAGAGCTCTGTCCGCCGCATTGCACGACTGGATGGAAGAACTGAACCAACCTCTACAAGCGG GACGGCAAAGCGCACGAGCAGATCACCGCTGTTCCCGATCCAAAACGCCAGACAGATCTGACTGCACCTCCACCTTTCGAGGGACCTCTATGGTGGAGAAACTCCCCGTCTTCCCCCTGAACTCAAGCTCCCCCCCTCCATCACCTACCAAGGGCAAAGGGGAGAGTGAGGTCCGTGAGGGCGAGAAACGTCAGCCCGGGCAGGTTCCGGCATCCAGACCCGCAGTTCCTGCCGGGGGAGGCCATGGACCTAAGGCCCAGGGTCGAGGCCTCTCTGGTGGGAAGGGCCTACTGAGTGAGGCCCAGGTGCGGCTGCTGGTGGGCCTCCATTATCTGCCTCACGAGCACGGCCCGTCGGCCCAGAAACTTATCCAGGATCTGACCTGGCTCAAAAGCAACTGCCACCTGGTCAGCGCCAACAGCAAGAAGAGCACACCGCACAAG GTGGATGAATGGCGGGACCGGGCTTCTGGGTTCCTGTCGCTGTGCGAAGACATCGCACAGCTGCACTGTAGCGTCGTGGGCGGAGCCAACCGTGCTGTGCTGTATGACCTTTACCCTTACGTGTGGGACCTGAGGAACATGGCACTTGTGGCCAAGGCCTTCGTGTGCTGGCTGG ATGGTCGTGTCCTGAATGACAGCGCCACCTTGGCCTCCTGGAGGAATTGCTTCCACT TGTGCGGGAAGACCACGGGAACGGAGCTACTGGGGGAAGAATCGGAGCCATGGGTGCTCAAAGGCGGCGTATCCGGGGAAGTGCAG ATGCTTCTCCCGATAGGCGGCAGCGGCGAACTCTTTACCCACCCTCCGCCTCTCTTCCCCACCTCACGACTCTACAACATCAGGCCCTACCGCAGTAAGGACAAG GTGGAGTTGTACCGCATGGTACGTCAGCTCCACCTCAGGTCTCAGTGTGGCCAAGATTCCGGTGCGTCTCATCCGGATGTTGTAGGAGACAG GTGTCTGGGATCATGCCTGGCCTTGTGCCCCGAGTATAGCTTCATCTTGGAGGACGAGCTGGGAGTGTGCGGCTGTATTTTGGGCATCCTGGACGTGCGCTCTTTTGCCAAGAGGTGTCAGGCCAGCTGGTTGCCCGCCATGAGGGACAAGTACCTTCCCAAAGGG gATCTAATCAAGCTGATGGAGGAGGACCAGGGAGAGTATCCCGACTCGCTCCTCTACCACTTCCCCTCCCAGTTGCGTCTTGACACTCTGCCCGAGCTGGTGGACGTCAGCGTCACCCGCACCCTGCTCGTCACCCTATTGGTGGCCCTCAAGGCCAACG GTTCTCAGGGTGTGTTCTGCGAGGTTCAACCGACAGACCGGCAGAGGCTGGAGTTCTTGACGAAACTGGGCTTCCTGGAGATACTCAGAGGGGAAGCTAGGAGCAGAGAGGGGGTGGTGATGGCCAGGTTGCTTTGA